The following proteins are encoded in a genomic region of Zea mays cultivar B73 chromosome 9, Zm-B73-REFERENCE-NAM-5.0, whole genome shotgun sequence:
- the LOC118473392 gene encoding uncharacterized protein, translating into MRTRRVQAASMGISESRQKQVYLISLINKGRVVAKGKLVTTDSQREILGAKLGPEYCGVLVEGLENIELGNIIYEEVPRPSNQIRTLIDAIGYVIPWPITHVKQARSSSCTRNKLVPAARGQS; encoded by the exons ATG AGAACTCGAAGGGTTCAAGCTGCCAGCATGGGCATATCAGAATCA AGACAAAAGCAAGTCTACCTTATTTCACTGATAAACAAAGGCAGAGTTGTGGCCAAAGGGAAGTTAGTGACTACAGATAGCCAAAGAGAAATATTAGGAGCAAAGCTTGGACCAGAATATTGTGGGGTTCTTGTTGAAGGCCTTGAAAATATTGAACTTGGCAATATTATATATGAGGAGGTACCTAGACCATCTAATCAGATTCGTACACTAATTGATGCTATTGGCTATGTTATTCCTTGGCCAATTACACAT GTGAAGCAAGCTAGAAGCTCATCTTGTACCCGCAACAAGTTGGTACCTGCAGCACGTGGACAAAGCTAG